In the genome of Pan troglodytes isolate AG18354 chromosome 15, NHGRI_mPanTro3-v2.0_pri, whole genome shotgun sequence, one region contains:
- the LOC107968274 gene encoding olfactory receptor 4L1 yields MKKALRKMKINFHFFGGAEMTLLIIMAFDRYVAICKPPHYRTIMSHKLLKGFAILSWIIGFLHTISQIVLTMNLPFCGHNVINNIFCDLPLVIKLACIETYTLELFVIADSGLLSFTCFILLLVSYIVILVSVPKKSSHGLSKALSTLSAHIIVVTLFFGPCIFIYVWPFSSLASNKTLAVFYTVITPLLNPIIYTLRNKKMQEAIRKLRFQYVSSAQNF; encoded by the coding sequence CACTTCTTTGGGGGTGCTGAGATGACTCTTCTGATAATCATGGCCTTTGACAGGTATGTAGCCATATGTAAACCCCCGCACTATAGGACAATCATGAGCCACAAGCTGCTAAAGGGGTTTGCGATACTTTCATGGATAATTGGTTTTTTACACACCATAAGCCAGATAGTTTTAACAATGAACTTGCCTTTCTGTGGCCACAATGTCATAAACAACATATTTTGTGATCTTCCCCTTGTGATCAAGCTTGCTTGCATTGAAACATACACCCTGGAATTATTTGTCATTGCTGACAGTGGGCTGCTCTCTTTCACCTGTTTCATCCTCTTGCTTGTTTCTTACATTGTCATCCTGGTCAGTGTACCAAAAAAATCATCACATGGGCTCTCCAAGGCGCTGTCCACATTGTCTGCCCATATCATTGTGGTCACTCTGTTCTTTGGACCTTGTATTTTTATCTATGTTTGGCCATTCAGTAGTTTGGCAAGCAATAAAACTCTTGCTGTATTTTATACAGTTATCACACCCTTACTGAATCCGATTATTTATACcctgagaaataagaaaatgcaagAGGCCATAAGAAAATTACGGTTCCAATATGTTAGTTCTGCACAGAATTTCTAG